Proteins co-encoded in one Populus trichocarpa isolate Nisqually-1 chromosome 10, P.trichocarpa_v4.1, whole genome shotgun sequence genomic window:
- the LOC7475967 gene encoding uncharacterized protein LOC7475967 isoform X5, which produces MDPDLDPFDDILPKPALTNVARLGGKFQPKAKPRPKKVEFVPIPFPPSKAKEKAVAASQTSLDTNISVQPFGIMDEKLTCQIGSLSPSSPTGTKEPLKSNDGKTKLVEESGSPLATSDMVGVKEPLKYKEGLSSWEIGSLEAANLSPAGINDAGSVGAMDSEAAISGCNDDQESSFVKSAGVAGSLGFDSDLLDDILPKSLKNNSRAGGKFKPKAKPRQRNENPAPVSSSPSKCAEEEPKAHSQQTQSTEPVDVANTRMNPDGPTLLQQGNVKSNEPSKDSEVLYFNDNSCMELVNPSSENIATEEDVSPQNTPLAEMKSGNDVGLNSRFVESAIEVGSMRLDLDAFDYMDPQPAISTGRAAGKLQSKVKARPRKGTSELAASAVPNTAVEKVAGLASTVLDNMLPVESSGVENGRLTDHVSEPNMESAGTKEPGRNNGQALLSPPEILATVFCQKDSKGKSSFPAQNFVDSSAFMKCNVVATDFSSPNEAAVQVDNGRLELEFQESGAFPGLETPGFLSPDVMESVMAPPPNVQPVPSETINIDGCSVAAFPSDNIVDSPCTHLETSRSDNVTAIHQEDASDLPEKETSSSRKRKAAPVSCSSWKSQKASLAGDMNEHDKSSRHLTKQAAAPQLGDEPEYEAHGNDDSSMHPGDFLPFDPCTSEFQVDQNQKDFTESNCLANANVVRSEDVPVVPEKESSKSGKRKVFSASNCSRKSKKSSLAAGPQVVDELDEAHDNGGLPEPPGSSVDEEDNDYEPRGDEESDDENKVEIASRKKRASKKSKEPVTENEKPVRKRNRSNDTSEQSMQKPRKKFSHSTRRNKRCVNKDLLNMPEDEIDFKRLPIRDIILFAEYKERLATTTSKIPPNNQSTDNPFHGEYSHNEEDGFASEQDITHGDDQTYVRAQPSSSLFNYQSFMDRAPNSRWSKQDTELFYEGIQQFGTDLSMIQQLFPGRTRHQVKLKYKKEERQHPLRLHEALSSRPKDNSYFEKLIEQLQEVAGTQEEQESYKDDLVDVSGEEDAELNAETSGEVTKPEQGENAGVEEEQEKNVAEDHHGPLKSGVSDEDVDDIWGSY; this is translated from the exons ATGGATCCTGATTTGGACCCTTTTGATGATATTCTTCCTAAGCCTGCCTTGACTAATG TAGCTAGGTTAGGTGGGAAGTTTCAGCCTAAGGCCAAACCACGACCAAAAAAGGTGGAATTTGTACCAATTCCTTTTCCTCCAAGTAAAGCCAAGGAAAAGGCTGTGGCAGCATCGCAAACTAGCTTAGACACAAATATTTCTGTTCAGCCTTTTGGTATCATGGATGAGAAGTTGACATGTCAAATTGGTTCGTTGTCTCCATCATCACCTACTGGGACTAAGGAACCCTTGAAAAGCAAtgatggaaaaacaaaattggttgAAGAGTCAGGGAGTCCCTTAGCCACCTCTGACATGGTTGGGGTCAAAGAACCTCTGAAATATAAGGAAGGTTTGTCCTCTTGGGAAATAGGAAGCTTGGAGGCAGCAAACCTCTCCCCTGCTGGGATAAATGATGCAGGCTCTGTTGGTGCTATGGATTCGGAGGCTGCAATATCTGGTTGTAATGATGACCAGGAATCTAGCTTTGTGAAATCAGCAGGAGTG GCAGGCTCATTGGGGTTTGATTCAGATCTACTGGATGACATTCTTCCtaaatctctaaaaaataatt CTAGGGCTGGCGGGAAATTCAAGCCTAAGGCTAAACCTCggcaaagaaatgaaaatccaGCACCCGTCTCTTCATCTCCATCTAAATGTGCCGAGGAAGAACCTAAGGCACATTCTCAACAAACACAATCCACAGAGCCTGTTGATGTTGCAAATACAAGGATGAACCCAGATGGTCCAACTTTACTTCAGCAGGGCAATGTTAAGAGTAATGAGCCATCAAAAGACAGCGAAGTTTTATATTTCAACGACAACAGCTGCATGGAATTAGTCAACCCCTCATCTGAAAATATTGCAACTGAAGAGGATGTGAGCCCCCAAAATACTCCGCTTGCAGAGATGAAGTCTGGAAATGATGTTGGCCTGAATTCTAGGTTTGTAGAATCTGCCATAGAG GTTGGTTCCATGAGATTAGATTTGGACGCTTTTGATTATATGGATCCTCAACCAGCCATATCAACTG GGAGGGCTGCTGGCAAGTTACAGTCGAAGGTAAAGGCCCGGCCTAGGAAGGGAACATCTGAGTTAGCTGCTTCTGCTGTTCCCAATACTGCGGTAGAAAAGGTGGCGGGTCTAGCTTCCACTGTCTTGGATAACATGCTGCCCGTTGAATCTTCTGGTGTTGAAAATGGTAGACTAACCGATCATGTTAGTGAGCCTAATATGGAGAGTGCTGGGACCAAAGAGCCAGGGAGAAACAATGGCCAGGCTCTTCTTTCTCCTCCAGAAATTTTAGCTACTGTCTTTTGTCAGAAGGACTCAAAGGGAAAATCCAGCTTTCCTGCACAAAATTTTGTTGATTCTTCAGCATTCATGAAATGTAATGTGGTGGCGACAGATTTTTCAAGTCCCAATGAAGCTGCTGTTCAGGTTGATAATGGAAGGTTGGAATTAGAG TTTCAGGAATCAGGGGCATTTCCTGGCTTGGAAACTCCAGGTTTCTTGTCCCCAGATGTCATGGAGTCTGTTATGGCCCCACCACCAAATGTTCAACCTGTTCCTTCTGAAACCATAAACATTGATGGGTGTTCAGTTGCTGCCTTCCCATCAGATAATATTGTTGATTCCCCATGCACTCACCTAG AAACTTCTCGCTCAGATAATGTGACTGCTATCCATCAGGAGGATGCCTCTGATTTGCCAGAAAAGGAG ACTTCTAGTAGTAGAAAAAGAAAGGCTGCTCCAGTATCATGTAGTTCTTGGAAGTCTCAAAAAGCTTCCTTAGCTGGTGACATGAACGAACATGACAAATCATCAAGGCATCTGACAAAGCAGGCCGCTGCCCCTCAACTTGGTGATGAGCCAGAATATGAGGCTCATGGCAATGATGACTCATCCATGCACCCAGGcgattttcttccttttgatcCTTGTACCTCTGAGTTTCAAGTGGATCAAAATCAGAAAGACTTTACAGAAAGCAATTGCTTGGCTAATGCAAATGTCGTGCGTTCAGAGGATGTTCCTGTAGTGCCTGAAAAGGAG AGTTCTAAGAGTGGAAAAAGAAAGGTTTTTTCAGCATCAAATTGTTCCCGGAAGTCCAAAAAATCTTCCTTGGCAGCTGGCCCTCAAGTTGTTGATGAGCTGGATGAAGCTCATGATAATGGGGGGTTACCTGAACCTCCTGGTAGTtctgttgatgaagaagataatGATTATGAACCTAGAGGGGATGAAGAGAGTGACGATGAAAACAAAGTGGAAATTGCATCTCGAAAGAAACGagcttcaaaaaaatcaaaggaaccagtgactgaaaatgaaaaaccagTTCGAAAGCGCAACAGATCCAATGACACTTCAGAACAGTCAATGCAAAAACCTCGCAAGAAGTTTTCTCATTCAACTCGTCGAAACAAAAGATGCG TGAATAAGGATTTGCTTAACATGCCAGAGGATGAGATTGATTTCAAGAGGTTGCCTATCAGGGACATCATTTTGTTTGCAGAGTATAAGGAGCGGTTAGCA ACGACAACATCAAAAATTCCCCCAAACAATCAAAG CACTGACAATCCATTTCATGGAGAATATTCCCATAATGAAGAGGATGGGTTTGCTTCGGAGCAAGACATAACCCATGGTGATGACCAAACATATGTTAGGGCTCAACCAAGTTCATCTTTATTCAACTACCAGTCTTTCATGGACAGAGCACCCAATTCAAGATGGTCAAAACAAGACACAGAGTTGTTTTATGAG GGGATTCAACAATTTGGGACTGATTTATCGATGATCCAACAACTTTTTCCTGGTCGAACACGGCATCAAGtcaagttaaaatataaaaaggaggAGCGTCAGCACCCCTTAAGGCTCCATGAAGCTCTGAGCAGTCGTCCAAAAG ATAATTCgtattttgaaaagttaattgaGCAGCTACAAGAAGTTGCTGGTACTCAGGAAGAACAAGAGTCTTACAAAGATGACCTAGTTGATGTGTCAGGCGAGGAGGATGCAGAGCTAAATGCTGAAACTAGT GGTGAAGTTACAAAACCCGAGCAGGGTGAGAATGCAGGAGTTGAAGAAGAACAGGAAAAGAATGTTGCTGAAGACCACCATGGTCCACTGAAATCTGGTGTTAGCGATGAGGACGTAGATGATATATGGGGTTCATATTAA